From a single Thioalbus denitrificans genomic region:
- a CDS encoding porin has translation MKKLLTLAVAAACAAPLVASANPVVYGRVNVNLVHQDYDYEVPFGTWDGGDAEAWNVENNASRVGVKGSEDLGNGLAAVYQFEFGVDASDSGGLSGRLAYAGITGGFGTFAMGRQWTPYYGSVDKIDIMQVGGMNDAYLGLTRVGNAVAYVTPNFNGLSGKLALVIDNGGAEDVGEDFADWWNVSVDYDNGPLSVGASYLAAQGDVDGALWGLAAKYNFGMFALIGQFEQADEDYIAAARPGNFGGTAVEGDTTSWALGGEVYLGNNTLRATYGSVDSDENDGSTWTLGAEHNFSKRTRVFVEYEDSELNRVKHTAFSTSDYHDIEGQRFGVGIRHDF, from the coding sequence GTGAAGAAACTGCTGACTCTGGCCGTTGCCGCCGCCTGCGCCGCGCCGCTCGTCGCCTCTGCCAACCCGGTCGTCTACGGTCGGGTCAACGTGAACCTGGTCCACCAGGACTACGACTACGAAGTGCCCTTCGGTACCTGGGATGGCGGCGACGCCGAGGCCTGGAACGTGGAGAACAACGCCTCCCGCGTGGGCGTGAAGGGCTCCGAGGATCTGGGCAACGGCCTGGCCGCGGTGTACCAGTTCGAGTTCGGCGTCGACGCCTCCGACTCCGGTGGTCTGAGCGGCCGCCTGGCCTACGCCGGCATCACCGGCGGCTTCGGCACCTTCGCCATGGGCCGCCAGTGGACTCCCTACTACGGTTCCGTGGACAAGATCGACATCATGCAGGTCGGCGGCATGAACGACGCCTACCTGGGCCTGACCCGCGTCGGCAACGCCGTGGCCTACGTGACCCCGAACTTCAACGGCCTGTCCGGCAAGCTGGCGCTGGTCATCGACAACGGCGGCGCCGAGGACGTGGGCGAGGACTTCGCCGACTGGTGGAACGTCTCCGTGGACTATGACAATGGTCCGCTCTCCGTGGGCGCCTCCTACCTGGCGGCCCAGGGTGACGTGGACGGCGCCCTGTGGGGTCTGGCCGCGAAGTACAACTTCGGCATGTTCGCTCTCATCGGCCAGTTCGAGCAGGCTGACGAGGACTACATCGCTGCTGCGCGTCCCGGCAACTTCGGCGGCACCGCCGTGGAAGGTGATACCACTTCCTGGGCACTGGGAGGCGAGGTCTACCTCGGCAACAACACCCTGCGTGCCACCTATGGCAGCGTGGACAGCGACGAGAACGACGGCAGCACCTGGACCCTGGGCGCCGAGCACAACTTCAGCAAGCGCACCCGCGTCTTCGTCGAGTACGAGGATTCCGAGCTGAACCGCGTGAAGCACACCGCCTTCAGCACCTCCGACTACCACGACATCGAGGGTCAGCGCTTCGGCGTCGGTATCCGCCACGACTTCTAA
- a CDS encoding DUF6524 family protein, with protein MAMKQFGGTGLLLRFLVGLVLVFASYNPEAWSYWHWALANLPDFSVLKAFVGVVLLIGWTIYLRATVRSLGPFGLILAVAFFGTLIWLLVDTGILPADSVRAVSYIVLVIISGVLAVGVSWSHVRRRITGQIDVDEIEED; from the coding sequence ATGGCGATGAAACAGTTCGGCGGCACGGGACTGCTGCTGCGTTTCCTGGTGGGCCTGGTGCTGGTGTTCGCCAGCTACAATCCCGAGGCATGGTCCTACTGGCACTGGGCGCTGGCGAACCTGCCCGATTTCAGCGTGCTGAAGGCGTTCGTGGGTGTGGTGCTGCTCATCGGCTGGACCATCTACCTGCGCGCCACGGTACGCTCCCTCGGCCCCTTCGGCCTGATTCTGGCCGTCGCCTTCTTCGGCACGCTCATCTGGCTGCTGGTGGACACGGGGATCCTGCCCGCCGACAGCGTGCGCGCGGTCAGCTACATCGTGCTGGTGATCATCAGCGGCGTGCTTGCGGTGGGCGTCTCCTGGTCCCACGTGCGTCGGCGCATCACCGGCCAGATCGACGTGGACGAGATCGAGGAAGACTGA
- a CDS encoding HU family DNA-binding protein, with product MAVKKKAAAKAAPKKAAPKASAKKAAPKAAAPAKKLTAVKEAFTKTQIVNTLAEETGLSKKEVGAVLDGLGGLVERHVKKRAVGSFTLPGLLKIKTVKKPATKARKGVPNPFKPGELMDVPAKPAKTVVKVLPLKKLKDMASS from the coding sequence ATGGCAGTCAAGAAGAAAGCGGCGGCCAAGGCCGCCCCGAAGAAGGCAGCTCCCAAGGCTTCCGCAAAGAAGGCTGCTCCCAAAGCCGCAGCCCCCGCCAAGAAACTCACCGCCGTCAAGGAAGCCTTCACCAAGACCCAGATCGTCAACACCCTCGCCGAGGAGACCGGTCTGTCCAAGAAGGAGGTCGGCGCGGTACTCGACGGCCTCGGCGGCCTTGTAGAGCGCCACGTGAAAAAGCGCGCGGTCGGCAGCTTCACCCTGCCCGGCCTGCTCAAGATCAAGACCGTGAAAAAACCCGCGACCAAGGCCCGCAAGGGAGTTCCCAATCCCTTCAAGCCCGGCGAGCTCATGGATGTTCCCGCCAAGCCCGCGAAGACGGTGGTCAAGGTCCTCCCGCTGAAGAAGCTGAAGGATATGGCCAGCAGCTGA
- a CDS encoding (2Fe-2S) ferredoxin domain-containing protein codes for MSYYRHHVFFCTNQRTDGRACCQDHNAKALRDHAKQRIKALGLAGPGGVRINTAGCLDRCAEGPVAVVYPEGVWYTFVDREDIDEIIDRHLVAGRVVERLKI; via the coding sequence ATGTCCTACTATCGTCATCACGTCTTTTTCTGTACCAACCAGCGCACGGACGGCCGTGCCTGCTGCCAGGATCACAATGCCAAGGCACTGCGCGATCACGCCAAGCAGCGGATCAAGGCGCTCGGTCTCGCCGGTCCCGGCGGTGTGCGCATCAATACGGCGGGCTGTCTCGACCGCTGTGCCGAGGGGCCGGTGGCGGTCGTCTATCCCGAGGGGGTCTGGTACACCTTCGTGGACCGGGAGGACATCGACGAAATCATCGACCGGCACCTGGTGGCTGGCCGGGTGGTGGAGCGGCTGAAGATTTGA
- a CDS encoding porin, whose product MKKLLTLAVAAAFAAPLAASANPTVYGRVNVNLVHQDMDYMGDVSGDAEAWNVENNASRVGVKGSEDLGNGLAAVYQFEFGVDASDSGDLSGRLAYAGITGGFGTFAMGRQWTPYYGSVDKIDIMQVGGMNDAYLGLTRVGNAVAYVTPNFNGLSGKLALVIDNGGAEDVGEDFADWWNASVDYDNGPLSVGLSYLAAQGDVDGSLWGLAAKYNFGMFALVGQVERADEDYISNVINSDLSGDTTAYALGGELYLGNNTLRATYGHVDSDDGDDGSTWTLGAEHNFSKRTRIFAEYEDSELNRMKHSGHYHESDGQRFGVGIRHDF is encoded by the coding sequence ATGAAGAAGCTGCTTACCCTGGCTGTCGCCGCCGCTTTCGCCGCGCCGCTGGCCGCCTCCGCCAACCCGACCGTCTATGGCCGCGTGAACGTCAACCTGGTCCACCAGGACATGGACTACATGGGTGATGTCTCCGGCGACGCCGAGGCCTGGAATGTGGAGAACAACGCCTCCCGCGTGGGCGTGAAGGGCTCCGAGGACCTGGGCAACGGCCTGGCCGCGGTGTACCAGTTCGAGTTCGGCGTCGACGCCTCCGACTCCGGCGACCTGAGCGGCCGCCTGGCCTACGCCGGCATCACCGGCGGCTTCGGCACCTTCGCCATGGGCCGCCAGTGGACCCCCTACTACGGCTCCGTGGACAAGATCGACATCATGCAGGTCGGCGGCATGAACGACGCCTACCTGGGCCTGACCCGCGTCGGCAACGCCGTGGCCTACGTGACCCCGAACTTCAACGGCCTGTCCGGCAAGCTGGCGCTGGTCATCGACAACGGCGGCGCCGAGGACGTGGGCGAGGATTTCGCCGACTGGTGGAACGCCTCCGTGGACTACGACAACGGCCCGCTGAGCGTCGGTCTCTCCTACCTGGCCGCCCAGGGTGACGTGGACGGCTCCCTGTGGGGTCTGGCCGCGAAGTACAACTTCGGCATGTTCGCCCTGGTCGGCCAGGTCGAGCGGGCTGACGAGGATTACATCTCCAACGTGATCAACTCCGACCTGTCCGGCGACACCACCGCCTATGCGCTGGGTGGCGAGCTGTACCTCGGCAACAACACCCTGCGCGCCACCTACGGCCACGTGGACAGCGACGACGGCGACGACGGCAGCACCTGGACCCTGGGCGCCGAGCACAACTTCAGCAAGCGCACCCGGATCTTCGCCGAGTACGAGGATTCCGAGCTGAACCGCATGAAGCACAGCGGGCACTACCACGAGTCCGATGGCCAGCGCTTCGGCGTCGGCATCCGCCACGACTTCTAA
- a CDS encoding porin, with translation MKKLLALAVAAAFAAPLAASANPTVYGRVNVNMVHEDIDDGSSDAWDVQNNASRVGVKGSEDLGNGLAAVYQFEFGVDASDSGDLSGRLAYAGLTGGFGTFAMGRQWTPYYGSVDKSDIFQTNGMNDEYLGLTRVGNAVAYVTPNFNGLSGKLALVIDNGGAEDVGDDFADWWNLSVDYDNGPLSVGFSYLTAQGTGAADIVNGSLWGLAGKYNFGMFALIGQYETLTDVDGIDADAYAIAGELYLGNNTLRAKYGKQDFDIYGSDYDPSNWVIEAEHNFSKRTRVFVSYEDSEGSYGLTGLGKYLVGDYSSATEHQRFGIGIRHDF, from the coding sequence ATGAAAAAGCTGCTTGCCCTGGCTGTCGCCGCCGCCTTCGCCGCGCCGCTGGCCGCTTCCGCCAACCCGACCGTCTATGGTCGCGTGAACGTCAACATGGTCCACGAGGACATCGATGACGGCTCCTCCGACGCCTGGGACGTGCAGAACAACGCCTCCCGCGTGGGCGTGAAGGGCTCCGAGGACCTGGGTAACGGCCTGGCCGCGGTGTACCAGTTCGAGTTCGGCGTCGACGCCTCCGACTCCGGCGACCTGAGCGGCCGCCTGGCCTACGCCGGCCTGACCGGCGGCTTCGGCACTTTCGCCATGGGCCGGCAGTGGACCCCCTACTACGGCTCCGTGGACAAGTCCGACATCTTCCAGACCAACGGCATGAACGACGAGTATCTCGGCCTGACCCGCGTCGGCAACGCCGTGGCCTACGTGACCCCGAACTTCAACGGCCTGTCCGGCAAGCTGGCCCTGGTCATCGACAACGGCGGCGCCGAGGACGTGGGCGACGACTTCGCCGACTGGTGGAACCTCTCGGTGGACTACGACAACGGTCCGCTGAGCGTTGGTTTCTCCTACCTGACCGCCCAGGGCACCGGTGCGGCGGACATCGTCAACGGCTCCCTGTGGGGGCTGGCCGGCAAGTACAACTTCGGCATGTTCGCTCTCATCGGTCAGTATGAGACCCTGACCGACGTGGACGGGATCGATGCCGACGCCTACGCCATCGCCGGCGAGCTCTATCTCGGCAACAACACCCTGCGCGCCAAGTACGGCAAGCAGGACTTCGATATCTATGGCAGCGACTACGATCCCTCCAACTGGGTCATCGAGGCCGAGCACAACTTCAGCAAGCGCACCCGGGTCTTCGTCTCCTACGAGGATTCCGAGGGCAGCTACGGGCTGACCGGTCTGGGCAAGTACCTGGTCGGCGACTACAGCTCCGCGACGGAGCACCAGCGCTTCGGCATCGGCATCCGCCACGACTTCTGA
- the rplM gene encoding 50S ribosomal protein L13 encodes MKTYSAKPETVKRDWYVVDASGKTLGRLATEIARRLRGKHKPEYTPHVDTGDYIVVVNAEKVHVTGNKLKDKVYYHHTGFPGGIKGITLEKQLVKAPERVIASAVKGMLPKNTLGRAMFRKLKIYAGPEHQHAAQQPQTLEL; translated from the coding sequence ATGAAGACCTACAGCGCGAAACCCGAGACCGTGAAGCGGGACTGGTACGTGGTGGATGCCAGCGGCAAGACGCTGGGACGACTTGCCACCGAGATCGCCCGGCGCCTGCGCGGCAAGCACAAGCCTGAATACACCCCGCACGTCGATACGGGTGATTACATCGTTGTGGTCAACGCCGAAAAGGTGCATGTGACCGGCAACAAGCTCAAGGACAAGGTCTACTATCACCACACCGGCTTCCCCGGCGGAATCAAGGGCATCACCCTGGAGAAGCAGCTGGTCAAGGCGCCTGAGCGTGTGATCGCCTCGGCGGTGAAGGGTATGCTGCCCAAGAACACCCTGGGGCGGGCCATGTTCCGCAAGCTCAAGATCTATGCGGGCCCCGAGCACCAGCACGCTGCCCAGCAGCCCCAGACCCTGGAACTGTAA
- the rpsI gene encoding 30S ribosomal protein S9 — translation MAEQYYGTGRRKNATARVYLRPGSGNIVINSKVLDEYFGRETARMVVRQPLERTETTEKFDVMVSVAGGGTTGQAGAIRMGLTRALMEYDESMRGTLRAAGYVTRDAREVERKKVGLHKARKRPQYSKR, via the coding sequence ATGGCAGAACAGTACTACGGCACCGGCCGTCGCAAGAACGCCACCGCCCGCGTCTATCTTCGTCCGGGCAGCGGCAACATCGTCATCAACTCCAAGGTGCTCGATGAGTACTTCGGCCGCGAGACCGCCCGCATGGTGGTCCGGCAGCCCCTCGAGCGCACCGAGACGACCGAGAAGTTCGACGTGATGGTCTCGGTGGCGGGCGGCGGCACCACCGGCCAGGCCGGCGCCATCCGCATGGGTCTCACCCGCGCCCTGATGGAGTACGACGAGTCCATGCGTGGCACCCTGCGCGCCGCCGGCTACGTCACCCGTGACGCCCGCGAGGTGGAGCGCAAGAAGGTCGGTCTGCACAAGGCGCGCAAGCGTCCGCAGTACTCCAAGCGCTAA
- a CDS encoding porin: MKKRIITLAVAAACAAPLAASADAVMYGRVNVNLVHQDMDYYPWIDVDDAEAWNVENNASRIGVKGSEDLGNGLAAVYQFEFGVDASDSGGLSGRLAYAGITGGFGTFAMGRQWTPYYGSVDKTDIMQVGGMNDAYLGLTRVGNAVAYVTPNFNGLSGKVALVIDNGGSEDLNEDFADWWNVSVDYDNGPLSVGASYLASAGDYEGGLFGIAAKYNFGMFSLIGQYEHADEDYGDNIYDGALYVWPLDGEINAYSLGGEVYFGNNTVRAVYGHVEDRDDDGSTWTLGLEHNFSKRTRIFAEYEDSDLNRVKHGDHQDLVEGQRFGVGIRHDF; encoded by the coding sequence ATGAAGAAGCGCATCATTACGCTGGCCGTGGCGGCCGCCTGCGCCGCGCCGCTGGCCGCGTCCGCCGACGCCGTCATGTATGGCCGCGTGAACGTCAACCTGGTCCACCAGGACATGGACTACTATCCCTGGATCGACGTCGATGACGCCGAGGCCTGGAATGTGGAGAACAACGCCTCCCGCATCGGCGTGAAGGGCTCCGAGGACCTGGGCAACGGCCTGGCCGCGGTGTACCAGTTCGAGTTCGGCGTCGACGCCTCCGACTCCGGCGGCCTGAGCGGCCGCCTGGCCTACGCCGGCATCACCGGCGGCTTCGGCACCTTCGCCATGGGCCGCCAGTGGACCCCCTACTACGGCTCCGTGGACAAGACCGACATCATGCAGGTCGGCGGCATGAACGACGCCTACCTGGGCCTGACCCGCGTCGGCAATGCCGTGGCCTATGTGACCCCGAACTTCAACGGCCTGTCCGGGAAGGTCGCGCTGGTCATCGACAATGGCGGGTCCGAGGATCTGAACGAGGACTTCGCCGACTGGTGGAACGTGTCGGTGGACTACGACAACGGCCCGCTGAGTGTCGGCGCCTCCTACCTGGCTTCCGCCGGTGACTACGAGGGCGGCCTGTTCGGCATCGCCGCCAAGTACAACTTCGGCATGTTCTCCCTCATCGGCCAGTACGAGCACGCCGACGAGGATTACGGCGACAACATCTATGATGGCGCGCTCTATGTCTGGCCGCTGGACGGCGAGATCAACGCCTATTCCCTGGGTGGCGAGGTGTACTTCGGCAACAACACCGTCCGTGCCGTCTACGGTCATGTGGAAGACCGGGACGACGACGGCAGCACCTGGACGCTGGGCCTGGAGCACAACTTCAGCAAGCGCACCCGCATCTTCGCCGAGTACGAGGACTCCGACCTGAACCGGGTCAAGCACGGCGACCACCAGGATTTGGTGGAAGGCCAGCGCTTCGGTGTCGGCATCCGCCACGACTTCTGA
- a CDS encoding NADP(H)-dependent aldo-keto reductase translates to MRYNRLGTSELEVSQIGLGTMTWGQQNSESEAHAQLDAALAAGINFIDTAEMYPIPPRHETQGLTERYIGSWLRARGGRDRIVLATKVLGPARAIDYVRDGETRLDRKNIEAAVDASLRRLQTDYIDLYQLHWPERSTNYFGKLGYVHNPGEKAIPIEETLTVLGDLVESGKIRHIGVSNETPWGLMTFLRAAERLSLPRVLSIQNPYSLVNRTFEIGLAEVAHREQVPLLAYSPLAFGVLSGKYLDGARPAGARLTLFGDMERYTRYSSPEGDAAIRGYVGLARERGLDPAQMALAYVNGRPFCASTLVGATTLEQLESDIGSIELQLDEGTLKAIEALHTAHPNPCP, encoded by the coding sequence ATGCGCTACAACCGACTCGGCACCAGCGAACTCGAAGTCAGCCAGATCGGCCTCGGCACCATGACCTGGGGTCAGCAGAACAGCGAGAGCGAGGCCCACGCCCAGCTCGACGCGGCCCTCGCCGCTGGGATCAACTTCATCGACACCGCGGAGATGTACCCCATACCGCCGCGCCACGAGACCCAGGGCCTGACGGAGCGGTACATCGGCAGCTGGCTCAGGGCACGGGGCGGACGTGACCGGATCGTGCTGGCCACCAAGGTGCTGGGACCCGCACGGGCCATCGATTATGTACGCGACGGCGAAACCCGTCTCGATCGGAAGAACATCGAGGCGGCGGTCGACGCCAGCCTGCGCCGGCTGCAGACCGACTACATCGACCTCTACCAGCTGCACTGGCCCGAGCGCAGCACCAACTACTTCGGCAAGCTCGGCTACGTCCACAACCCCGGGGAGAAGGCCATCCCCATCGAGGAGACCCTCACCGTCCTGGGCGACCTGGTGGAAAGCGGGAAGATCCGCCACATCGGGGTATCCAACGAAACGCCCTGGGGCCTGATGACCTTCCTGCGCGCCGCCGAACGCCTCTCACTGCCGCGGGTGCTCAGCATCCAGAATCCCTACAGCCTGGTGAACCGCACCTTCGAGATCGGGCTGGCCGAAGTGGCCCACCGGGAGCAGGTGCCATTGCTGGCCTACTCGCCCCTGGCCTTCGGCGTGCTGTCGGGCAAGTACCTGGACGGCGCCAGGCCCGCCGGCGCGCGCCTGACCCTGTTCGGCGACATGGAGCGCTACACGCGCTACAGCAGTCCCGAGGGTGATGCCGCAATCCGGGGCTACGTGGGACTGGCCCGTGAACGGGGGCTGGACCCGGCACAGATGGCGCTGGCCTACGTCAACGGCCGACCCTTCTGCGCCAGCACCCTGGTGGGAGCCACCACGCTGGAACAGCTGGAGTCCGATATCGGCAGCATCGAACTGCAACTGGACGAGGGAACCCTGAAGGCCATCGAGGCCCTCCACACGGCCCACCCGAATCCCTGCCCGTAG
- a CDS encoding bifunctional acetate--CoA ligase family protein/GNAT family N-acetyltransferase — protein sequence MSVRNLDSLFKPRSVAVIGASTREHSIGNLVMQNLLMGGFKGPVMPVNPKYEAVSGVLAYPDVAALPLAPDLAIIATPDHTVPALIGELGVRGTRAAVVLSAGMAQHRDEQGRTLSQAALEAARPHGLRILGPNCLGMLVPGVGLNASFAHVQPPPGKVAFVSQSGALCTAVLDWSQAHNIGFSHFISLGDAADVDFGDVLDYLASDPSTRAILLYIESVRDARKFISAARAAARNKPVLAIKSGRVPEGARAAASHTGALAGADHVYDAALQRAGMLRVYTVAELFDAVETLARMQPLKGDRLAILTNGGGPGVMATDALITMGGRMAELSQETLQSLDELLPETWSHGNPVDIIGDAPPERFREATRILLQDPNVDALLVMHVPTAVAAGEESARAVAQVVRGSRRNVLTSWLGHNTAEKARRLFARAGIPTYETPDMAVRAFMHMVRYKRNQELLMETPPSIPEGFTPDTETAQHIIRDALDAGRTVLTEPEAKEVLAAYGVPIVDTRIAKNVDEAVTIAEAIGFPVALKVLNHEIVHKSDVGGVVLDLDTPGEVRKAAEGMIKRVRELYPELAIAFTVQNMARRPGAHEVIIGATDDSIFGPVVLFGHGGVAVEVIGDRAVALPPLNMGLAGELISRTRISKLLEGYRGRSAADLDAVKMTIIKVSQLITDLPEVVELDINPLFADHQGVLALDARMRIAPATVTGAARLAIRPYPQELEECTTLRSGRQVTLRPIRPEDEPAHYAFFGQLTPEDIYFRFFRSIRSLPHTEMARLTQIDYDREMAFIATATDANGKPETLGVVRTITDPDNQSAEFGIMVRSDQKGEGLGHSLLEKMVRYCRERGTGEIMAQVLPQNRAMLNLSRRLGFRTRYNEAEEVVEVVLPLNPPRE from the coding sequence ATGAGCGTCCGCAACCTCGACTCCCTCTTCAAGCCGCGCTCCGTCGCTGTCATCGGCGCATCCACCCGGGAGCACAGCATCGGCAACCTGGTCATGCAGAACCTGCTCATGGGCGGTTTCAAGGGGCCGGTGATGCCGGTGAATCCCAAGTACGAGGCGGTATCCGGCGTACTGGCCTATCCCGACGTGGCCGCCCTGCCGCTGGCCCCCGATCTCGCCATCATCGCCACCCCGGACCATACGGTGCCCGCGCTGATCGGCGAGCTGGGCGTGCGGGGCACCCGCGCCGCCGTGGTCCTCAGCGCCGGCATGGCCCAGCACCGCGACGAACAGGGCCGCACCCTCAGCCAGGCGGCGCTCGAGGCCGCGCGTCCCCACGGCCTGCGCATTCTCGGGCCCAACTGCCTGGGCATGCTGGTGCCCGGGGTGGGACTGAACGCCAGCTTCGCGCACGTGCAGCCGCCGCCGGGGAAGGTCGCCTTCGTCTCCCAGTCCGGCGCCCTGTGCACGGCGGTCCTGGACTGGTCCCAGGCCCACAACATCGGCTTCTCCCACTTCATCTCCCTGGGCGACGCGGCGGACGTGGACTTCGGCGACGTGCTCGACTACCTGGCCAGCGACCCCAGCACCCGGGCCATCCTGCTCTACATCGAATCGGTCCGCGACGCGCGCAAGTTCATCTCGGCGGCCCGGGCCGCGGCCCGCAACAAGCCGGTGTTGGCCATCAAGTCCGGTCGCGTCCCCGAGGGCGCCCGGGCGGCGGCCTCCCACACCGGCGCGCTGGCCGGGGCCGATCACGTCTACGACGCCGCCCTGCAGCGTGCGGGCATGCTGCGGGTGTACACGGTGGCGGAGTTGTTCGACGCGGTGGAGACCCTGGCCCGGATGCAGCCGCTGAAGGGGGATCGGCTCGCCATCCTCACCAATGGCGGCGGACCCGGCGTCATGGCCACCGACGCCCTCATCACCATGGGCGGCCGGATGGCCGAGCTGTCCCAGGAGACGCTGCAGTCGCTGGACGAACTGCTGCCCGAGACCTGGTCCCACGGCAATCCCGTGGACATCATCGGCGATGCCCCGCCCGAGCGTTTCCGCGAGGCCACCCGCATCCTGCTCCAGGATCCCAACGTGGATGCGCTGCTGGTGATGCATGTGCCCACCGCCGTGGCGGCCGGCGAGGAGTCGGCCCGCGCCGTGGCCCAGGTGGTGCGCGGCTCGCGCCGCAACGTCCTCACCAGCTGGCTGGGGCACAACACCGCCGAGAAGGCACGCCGGCTCTTCGCCCGCGCCGGGATACCCACCTATGAAACCCCCGACATGGCGGTGCGGGCCTTCATGCACATGGTGCGCTACAAGCGCAACCAGGAACTGCTGATGGAGACCCCCCCCTCCATCCCGGAGGGTTTCACCCCCGACACCGAGACCGCGCAGCACATCATCCGCGATGCCCTGGATGCCGGGCGCACCGTGCTCACCGAACCCGAGGCCAAGGAGGTCCTGGCCGCCTACGGCGTGCCGATCGTCGACACCCGCATTGCGAAGAACGTGGACGAGGCGGTCACCATCGCCGAGGCCATCGGCTTTCCCGTGGCGCTGAAGGTGCTGAACCACGAGATCGTCCACAAGTCGGACGTGGGCGGGGTGGTGCTGGACCTCGACACGCCGGGGGAGGTGCGCAAGGCCGCCGAGGGCATGATCAAGCGCGTGCGGGAGCTCTACCCCGAGCTCGCCATCGCCTTCACGGTGCAGAACATGGCGCGCCGTCCCGGGGCGCACGAGGTCATCATCGGCGCCACCGACGACAGCATCTTCGGCCCCGTCGTCCTGTTCGGCCACGGCGGCGTGGCGGTGGAGGTCATCGGCGACCGGGCGGTTGCGCTGCCCCCCCTGAACATGGGCCTGGCCGGCGAGCTCATCTCCCGCACCCGCATCTCCAAGCTGCTGGAGGGCTACCGCGGGCGCTCGGCCGCGGATCTCGACGCGGTGAAGATGACCATCATCAAGGTCTCCCAGCTCATCACCGATCTGCCCGAGGTGGTGGAGCTGGACATCAACCCGCTGTTCGCCGATCACCAGGGGGTACTGGCGCTGGATGCGCGCATGCGCATCGCTCCGGCCACCGTCACCGGCGCGGCCCGGCTCGCCATCCGCCCCTATCCCCAGGAGCTCGAGGAGTGCACCACCCTGCGCTCCGGGCGCCAGGTGACCCTGCGCCCCATCCGTCCGGAGGACGAGCCGGCCCACTACGCCTTCTTCGGCCAGCTCACCCCCGAGGACATCTACTTCCGCTTCTTCCGCTCCATCCGCAGCCTGCCCCACACGGAGATGGCGCGCCTGACCCAGATCGACTACGACCGCGAAATGGCCTTCATCGCCACCGCAACCGACGCGAACGGCAAACCGGAAACCCTGGGCGTGGTGCGCACCATCACCGATCCCGACAACCAGAGCGCGGAATTCGGCATCATGGTCCGTTCGGATCAGAAGGGGGAGGGGCTGGGACACAGCCTGCTGGAGAAGATGGTGCGCTACTGCCGGGAGCGGGGCACGGGCGAAATCATGGCCCAGGTGCTGCCCCAGAACCGCGCCATGCTCAACCTGAGCCGGCGCCTGGGGTTCAGGACCCGCTACAACGAGGCCGAGGAGGTGGTGGAAGTGGTCCTGCCCCTCAACCCGCCGCGTGAATGA
- a CDS encoding rhomboid family intramembrane serine protease: MIPLHDDNPTRSRPVVTVAIIVACALAFLWQWSHGPEAQRAIIYAFGVIPATLFGERHLPPELALVPPGATVFTSLFLHGGWLHLLGNMLFLWIFGNNVEDAMGHGRFLAFYLICGTAAALAQALPDTGSVIPMVGASGSIAGVLGAYLLLFPHARILVLVPIGFILQVLRLPAVVVLGFWFLLQLISTLTAEPGQGGVAFAAHAGGFLTGLALVPLFRRRGVPLLAPPRDRRR; this comes from the coding sequence ATGATTCCCCTCCACGACGACAATCCCACCCGGAGCCGGCCGGTCGTCACGGTCGCGATCATCGTGGCCTGCGCGCTGGCCTTCCTCTGGCAGTGGAGCCATGGACCGGAGGCCCAGCGGGCCATCATCTATGCCTTCGGCGTGATACCGGCGACCCTGTTCGGGGAGCGGCACCTGCCGCCGGAACTGGCCCTCGTTCCCCCGGGCGCCACGGTGTTCACCTCGCTGTTCCTCCACGGCGGCTGGCTTCACCTGCTCGGAAACATGCTCTTCCTCTGGATCTTCGGCAACAACGTGGAGGATGCCATGGGCCACGGGCGCTTCCTCGCCTTCTATCTGATCTGCGGTACCGCGGCGGCCCTGGCCCAGGCCCTGCCCGATACCGGATCGGTGATTCCCATGGTGGGGGCGAGCGGTTCCATCGCCGGTGTCCTCGGGGCCTACCTGCTGCTCTTTCCCCATGCCCGCATCCTGGTGCTGGTGCCCATCGGTTTCATCCTGCAGGTGCTGCGCCTGCCGGCGGTGGTGGTGCTGGGCTTCTGGTTCCTGCTGCAGTTGATCAGCACCCTGACGGCCGAGCCGGGGCAGGGCGGCGTGGCATTCGCGGCCCATGCCGGCGGGTTTCTGACGGGCCTGGCGCTGGTGCCGCTGTTCCGCCGCCGCGGCGTCCCGCTCCTCGCCCCGCCCCGCGATCGGCGGCGCTGA